From one Lolium rigidum isolate FL_2022 chromosome 4, APGP_CSIRO_Lrig_0.1, whole genome shotgun sequence genomic stretch:
- the LOC124649946 gene encoding putative rRNA methylase YtqB encodes MPPLLLRSPLSLLLLRRCRTPPHPLLLRTNPPPPLALPRQRRLSAASAQLADPLVAPGVDEAVAGFVTGKRKATEVAHAVWRSIVRKGDTVVDATCGNGNDTFALLKMVADGSGRGRVYGMDIQDSAIDSTSSFLKMAVDSQEMELVKLFPICHSRMEEIVPKDSPVSLVAFNLGYLPGGDKTIVTVPKTTELALQAASRIVSSGGLISVLVYIGHLGGRDELAIVESFASSLPVDTWVTCKFEMINRPVAPVLVLLHKK; translated from the exons atgcctccgCTGCTGCTGCGCTCTCCCCTCTccctgctcctcctccgccgctgcaGAACTCCACCTCATCCTCTCCTCCTACGTACcaatccaccgccgccgctcgccctgCCCAGGCAGCGCCGCCTCTCCGCTGCGTCCGCGCAGCTCGCCGACCCGCTCGTCGCCCCAG GGGTGGACGAGGCGGTGGCGGGCTTCGTCACCGGCAAGCGCAAGGCCACCGAGGTAGCCCACGC GGTCTGGAGGAGTATTGTTAGGAAAGGAGATACAGTGGTTGATGCCACCTGCGGGAATGGCAACGACACGTTTGCTTTGCTTAAGATGGTGGCTGATGGAAGTGGGCGAGGGCGCGTCTATGGGATGGACATCCAAGATTCCGCGATAGATAGCACCTCCTCTTTTCTGAAGATGGCCGTCGATAGCCAAGAG ATGGAGCTAGTCAAGTTGTTTCCGATATGTCACAGTAGAATGGAGGAGATTGTTCCGAAAGATTCTCCTGTCAG TCTTGTAGCATTCAATCTAGGATACCTTCCAGGGGGAGATAAAACAATAGTCACAGTACCTAAGACAACTGAGCTGGCATTGCAAGCTGCCAGCAGAATTGTTAGCTCAGGGGGACTCATAAGTGTCCTTGTCTACATTGGGCATCTAGGTGGAAG GGATGAACTCGCCATTGTCGAATCATTTGCATCAAGCTTGCCTGTTGATACATGGGTGACTTGCAAGTTTGAAATGATTAACAGACCAGTTGCTCCAGTACTTGTTCTGCTGCACAAGAAATGA
- the LOC124649947 gene encoding uncharacterized protein LOC124649947, protein MSGLDADLPEGMSGLDDWKYLPEGPLRSIVAQLGLASAEDLLSFAATCHSWNSAFSVSLPTFPPLLLQLDIPPCPLPQPYLGNKKVPNCQCLVTDITKPNKIAHLCHEIPPLGPQECFIGASYGHLIWSSDRKCSVMDMFAGFTLSSPQLPEGAELNYGALTAPTRSPNSCLIVDTGEQNLFWRVGSKSWASCSTRYGTVKQIVVFKGQVFGMDSDRRLFKVELTPEISIHEVPVMQSSMINICELSIAWLVACGDMLLLVGWSVPTVVSGVTFEVFRLDLSTEPALWLKMEKLDNWAIFISTDKRSQALSCKNPQIWGGKSNHTYCYNHESKSCIALEMGKPLQGDGSESNSNYMGCDSKMQPMWLVPSMLSLCGSDGEVLDGWLMYLVFRSLYCRVEVKKKKNWHHSSKFTGADFDF, encoded by the coding sequence GCATCCGCTGAGGATCTTCTTTCCTTCGCTGCCACCTGCCACTCCTGGAATTCTGCCTTCTCTGTCTCCTTACCAACATTCCCACCTCTCCTTCTCCAACTTGATATCCCTCCATGCCCTCTTCCTCAACCCTACTTGGGTAACAAAAAGGTGCCCAACTGCCAATGTCTTGTCACAGATATAACCAAACCCAACAAAATTGCCCACCTCTGCCATGAAATTCCTCCATTAGGTCCTCAGGAATGTTTCATAGGTGCTTCGTATGGGCATCTCATTTGGTCCAGCGATAGAAAGTGTAGCGTCATGGATATGTTCGCAGGTTTTACCCTCTCTTCTCCACAATTACCAGAAGGTGCTGAGCTCAACTACGGTGCCCTCACTGCTCCTACTAGATCACCCAATTCATGTCTTATTGTTGACACTGGAGAACAGAATCTGTTTTGGCGTGTTGGTAGTAAATCTTGGGCCAGTTGTTCTACTCGGTATGGAACAGTCAAGCAAATCGTGGTCTTCAAAGGGCAGGTCTTTGGTATGGATTCTGATCGCAGACTCTTCAAAGTGGAGTTGACACCGGAGATAAGCATACATGAAGTGCCAGTCATGCAGTCGAGCATGATCAATATATGTGAACTTTCCATTGCATGGCTTGTGGCATGTGGCGATATGCTCCTCTTGGTTGGCTGGTCGGTACCTACTGTTGTATCGGGGGTAACCTTTGAAGTCTTCCGGCTTGACCTATCAACTGAGCCTGCATTATGGCTGAAGATGGAGAAGCTAGACAATTGGGCAATATTCATCAGCACTGACAAGAGAAGCCAGGCATTGTCTTGCAAGAACCCACAGATATGGGGAGGGAAGAGCAACCACACATATTGCTATAACCATGAGTCTAAAAGTTGTATTGCACTTGAGATGGGCAAGCCACTGCAGGGAGATGGCTCAGAATCCAATTCAAACTACATGGGTTGTGACAGCAAGATGCAACCTATGTGGTTGGTCCCAAGCATGCTCTCTCTTTGCGGCAGTGATGGTGAGGTCCTTGATGGATGGCTGATGTATCTTGTTTTTAGGAGCTTATATTGCAGGGTCGAAgtcaaaaagaagaaaaattgGCACCATTCATCTAAATTTACCGGTGCCGATTTTGATTTCTAA